Proteins found in one Paenibacillus borealis genomic segment:
- a CDS encoding MurR/RpiR family transcriptional regulator, with the protein MSPILHALEHDKPKLSQMERKLAERILASPGEIVHMGITDLAEECGISPATITRFCKVLHFKGFPDFKVKLAAELAHSDASPQDGGSSYQDIVAGNPLPFIVEAMQANHLASIRDTTSLLDLGRLQSVIDLLCRARRVDLYGMATSSIVAQDFYQKLIRIGVNCTAFADSHMQITSASSLAAGDVAFAVSYSGETPETIDALTCAAASGAATVSLTSYGSSTLATLADIPLFSSSLEQGMRRGDMASRIAQLHIIDILFTGMVSTRFGDFIPKLEQSYLNVQHYRHKRGGQS; encoded by the coding sequence TTGTCTCCAATCCTGCATGCCCTGGAGCATGACAAGCCCAAGCTGTCACAAATGGAGCGCAAGCTGGCGGAACGTATCCTGGCTTCCCCGGGAGAGATCGTCCATATGGGTATTACGGATCTTGCCGAAGAGTGCGGCATCAGCCCGGCAACCATTACGCGGTTCTGCAAGGTGCTGCATTTCAAAGGTTTCCCTGATTTCAAAGTCAAGCTGGCGGCTGAGCTCGCCCATAGCGACGCTTCGCCGCAGGACGGCGGCTCCTCTTACCAGGATATCGTAGCCGGCAATCCGCTGCCGTTCATTGTCGAGGCGATGCAGGCTAATCATCTGGCCTCCATCCGGGATACCACCTCGCTGCTTGATCTCGGACGGCTGCAGAGCGTGATCGATCTGCTCTGCCGGGCACGGCGGGTCGATCTGTACGGGATGGCAACCTCATCCATTGTCGCCCAGGATTTCTATCAGAAGCTGATCCGCATCGGCGTGAACTGCACTGCTTTTGCCGATTCGCATATGCAGATTACTTCCGCTTCTTCGCTCGCTGCCGGTGATGTCGCGTTTGCAGTCTCTTATTCGGGTGAAACCCCGGAGACGATCGATGCGTTAACCTGTGCTGCGGCAAGCGGCGCGGCCACGGTCTCATTAACCTCATATGGAAGCAGCACACTGGCAACACTGGCCGATATCCCGCTGTTCTCATCCTCACTTGAGCAGGGCATGCGGCGCGGCGACATGGCCTCAAGAATTGCCCAGCTGCATATCATTGACATCCTGTTCACCGGCATGGTCAGCACCCGGTTCGGGGATTTCATTCCCAAGCTGGAGCAGTCTTATCTGAATGTACAACACTACCGTCATAAACGGGGAGGACAATCGTAA
- a CDS encoding glycosyltransferase, which produces MNQKTKVSVVIPFYNCPYVDLAVKSVLAQSYPDIELIVVDDGSTHYVEKLEAYKDNIVYIRKTNGGTASALNIGIKAASGAYFAWLSADDLFHPDKITRQMEAIRSSGTSFNHTAYYYINELGERFSGIISVPFHNRGDLIETMMSGCPVNGSSVLLDMDIFSKVGLFNEKFLYTQDYDLWLRILPHYEWSYIEEPLLDYRVHKEMGSVIHSEAQNREIALVQTRHQGILTQLLRKERGK; this is translated from the coding sequence ATGAATCAGAAAACCAAGGTTTCGGTGGTGATCCCCTTTTACAATTGCCCTTACGTCGACCTGGCGGTGAAGAGTGTGCTGGCTCAGAGCTACCCGGACATTGAGCTGATCGTTGTCGATGACGGGTCTACACACTATGTTGAGAAGCTGGAGGCGTATAAGGACAATATAGTGTATATCCGCAAAACAAACGGCGGCACCGCCTCGGCGCTCAATATTGGAATTAAGGCGGCCAGCGGAGCTTATTTTGCCTGGTTAAGTGCTGATGACCTGTTCCACCCGGATAAAATCACAAGGCAAATGGAAGCCATCCGCAGCTCTGGAACCTCCTTCAACCATACGGCCTATTATTATATCAATGAGCTCGGGGAGCGCTTCTCCGGAATCATCAGCGTGCCTTTTCACAACAGGGGTGATCTGATCGAGACGATGATGTCAGGTTGTCCGGTAAACGGCAGCTCTGTTCTGCTTGATATGGACATCTTCTCCAAGGTCGGCCTGTTTAATGAGAAGTTCCTGTATACGCAGGATTATGACTTGTGGCTGCGTATTCTGCCGCATTATGAATGGTCCTATATTGAGGAGCCGCTGCTTGATTACCGTGTGCATAAAGAGATGGGCTCTGTCATACACAGTGAAGCGCAGAACCGGGAGATTGCGCTGGTGCAGACCAGGCATCAAGGCATTCTGACGCAGCTGCTGAGAAAGGAGAGAGGGAAATGA
- the nagA gene encoding N-acetylglucosamine-6-phosphate deacetylase, translating into MAEINSSTGELLYGKVLTPEGVIQKGVIAVSEGLIQYAGEAAWLPAAYANWKAGTSSEPEGLLIPGFVDVHVHGGAGYDFMYSDADSLNTITRFHASQGTTSMLATTMTAAKADIDRVLSEVDAYRNADGGMPYAQLAGVHLEGPFISPKWPGAQNPEHIVPANILWLEEWEGRYPGMIRQVTLAPEREGAQDAIQWLRKHGITAALGHTDASFEEVIAAADAGLNQAVHMFNAMTPLHHRKPGTAGAVLFDPRIRAEVIADGIHVHPAAISIITRLKNEHNLLLITDAMSATGLSDGEYAIGDLPVIVSGGIATLKEHPESLAGSTLTMIRGFRYLVQEVGLSLQEASQAASLTPAVSLGMQRSIGSLEAGKRGDILLLDGELNLRGVWIGGRKLEAEIG; encoded by the coding sequence ATGGCTGAAATAAATAGCTCAACCGGGGAACTGCTGTACGGCAAAGTACTTACTCCTGAGGGGGTCATCCAAAAGGGTGTAATTGCCGTTTCGGAAGGCCTGATCCAATATGCCGGAGAGGCCGCCTGGCTTCCGGCAGCTTATGCTAATTGGAAGGCGGGGACTTCATCTGAGCCGGAAGGACTGCTGATTCCCGGATTTGTTGATGTGCATGTGCATGGTGGAGCCGGTTACGATTTCATGTACAGCGATGCCGATTCTCTGAACACCATTACCCGCTTCCATGCTTCACAAGGCACAACGTCTATGCTGGCCACGACAATGACCGCTGCCAAGGCTGACATCGACCGTGTACTGTCGGAAGTGGATGCTTATCGTAATGCTGACGGCGGCATGCCTTATGCCCAGCTGGCAGGCGTGCATCTGGAAGGCCCGTTCATCAGCCCGAAATGGCCCGGAGCCCAGAATCCCGAACATATTGTTCCGGCGAATATATTATGGCTGGAGGAATGGGAGGGCCGTTATCCGGGGATGATCCGCCAGGTTACACTGGCCCCGGAACGCGAAGGGGCACAGGATGCCATCCAGTGGCTGCGTAAGCACGGGATTACGGCAGCTCTCGGCCATACGGATGCCTCGTTCGAAGAGGTTATTGCCGCTGCAGATGCCGGCCTAAACCAGGCTGTGCACATGTTCAATGCCATGACGCCGCTGCATCACCGCAAGCCGGGAACCGCAGGTGCTGTCCTATTCGATCCGCGGATCCGTGCGGAGGTTATTGCTGACGGCATTCATGTTCATCCGGCAGCAATCAGCATTATTACCCGGCTCAAGAACGAACACAATCTGCTGCTGATCACAGACGCCATGTCAGCAACCGGACTCAGCGACGGAGAATACGCCATCGGCGATTTGCCCGTTATTGTGAGCGGCGGAATCGCTACGCTGAAGGAGCATCCCGAATCTCTGGCCGGCAGTACATTGACCATGATCCGCGGCTTCCGCTACCTGGTTCAGGAGGTCGGCCTCAGCCTGCAGGAAGCCTCGCAGGCAGCCAGCCTTACCCCGGCGGTGTCGCTTGGCATGCAGCGGTCTATCGGGTCGCTGGAGGCAGGCAAACGCGGCGACATCCTGCTGCTGGATGGTGAGCTGAATCTCCGCGGAGTATGGATTGGCGGACGCAAGCTGGAGGCTGAAATAGGTTAG
- a CDS encoding class I SAM-dependent methyltransferase — MYREIEVKDFLPVLLEQLKFSESILDIGSGTGTLLERYEAAVVLGLDIHRPYLLHRKYKSPHIIPVHADASHIDKLFLPGTFSAVTLIDSLEHFSMREGTELLRKAEIIASNRVVVFTPRGFFPQEGTDHFNLHGEFYQRHWSGWEPEDFLKLGYSVTVLKGFHHAENPSFRAAFGENHAPLDALLACKTV, encoded by the coding sequence ATGTACCGGGAAATAGAAGTGAAAGACTTCCTGCCGGTCCTGCTGGAGCAGCTGAAATTCTCCGAGAGTATCCTGGATATCGGCAGCGGTACCGGTACGCTGCTGGAGCGATATGAAGCGGCTGTTGTGCTGGGGCTGGATATCCACAGACCTTATCTGCTGCACCGCAAATACAAGTCCCCTCATATCATTCCGGTTCATGCCGATGCCAGCCATATCGATAAGCTGTTTCTGCCCGGGACCTTCTCTGCGGTCACGCTGATTGATTCCCTGGAGCATTTCTCGATGAGAGAAGGCACGGAGCTGCTGCGGAAAGCGGAGATTATCGCTTCGAACCGGGTAGTCGTGTTTACGCCCAGGGGTTTTTTTCCTCAGGAGGGAACGGATCATTTCAACCTGCACGGGGAGTTTTACCAGAGACACTGGAGCGGCTGGGAGCCTGAGGATTTCCTGAAGCTGGGATACTCTGTAACCGTACTGAAGGGCTTCCACCATGCTGAGAACCCTTCATTCCGTGCAGCGTTCGGCGAGAATCATGCGCCGCTGGATGCTCTGCTTGCCTGCAAAACAGTATGA
- the nagB gene encoding glucosamine-6-phosphate deaminase gives MNILKFQNEEDFAVTGANLIASLLQSNPKAVLGLATGSSPVGVYGKLVEMHRKGIVSFAKASSYNLDEYVGLPVDHPQSYRSFMNEHLFNHIDIDLARTHVPNGNAPDLDAECLAYDRMLEDNGPVDLQILGIGSNGHIGFNEPDASLSSGTHVVDLLEETLEANARFFDKLEDVPRQAVTMGIGGILKAKQIVLLVRGEEKAEAVKNALEGPITTQCPASLLQSHPNVVVLLDEGAAKWLK, from the coding sequence ATGAATATTTTGAAATTCCAGAACGAAGAAGATTTCGCAGTAACCGGGGCGAACCTGATTGCCAGCCTGCTGCAGAGCAATCCCAAAGCCGTGCTGGGTCTGGCTACCGGAAGCTCTCCTGTCGGCGTGTACGGGAAGCTGGTGGAAATGCACCGCAAGGGCATCGTCAGCTTCGCCAAAGCGTCTTCCTATAACCTGGATGAATATGTCGGCCTACCGGTCGATCATCCGCAGAGCTACCGCAGCTTCATGAATGAGCATCTGTTCAACCATATCGATATTGACCTGGCCCGTACCCATGTCCCGAACGGGAATGCTCCGGATCTGGATGCCGAATGTCTGGCTTATGACCGGATGCTGGAGGATAACGGTCCTGTGGATCTGCAGATTCTCGGCATCGGCAGCAATGGCCATATCGGCTTCAATGAGCCGGATGCCAGCCTCAGCAGTGGGACGCATGTCGTTGACCTGCTGGAGGAAACGCTGGAAGCCAACGCCCGCTTCTTCGATAAGCTCGAGGATGTGCCGCGGCAGGCCGTAACGATGGGCATCGGAGGTATTCTCAAAGCCAAGCAGATTGTGCTGCTGGTACGCGGGGAAGAGAAAGCGGAAGCGGTAAAAAATGCGCTGGAGGGTCCAATTACGACCCAATGTCCTGCCTCGCTGCTGCAGAGCCATCCGAATGTTGTGGTCCTGCTTGATGAAGGAGCAGCAAAATGGCTGAAATAA
- a CDS encoding glycosyltransferase family 4 protein, with protein sequence MILKVLFTFYVPSGGVETLNKLRCESLQKSGIECHVLYLMPGSGSHNQASFPVFITSVDAEIKAVLDTHNYDAIIVTSDYLLLERLRRLGYGRILIYESQGLGKRSDARDLIIDSVPFLRSYCNAVLIPPTDHLLELFIEICPWLHRYVIPNIVDVQSFQYIPGEPPCDPVIAWVGRLETNKNWSEYLKIAHQIRLHKPDLHLWMFHDPDLAADDQKEQFNRELQSLGLKDRLSVFTNIPNHIMPVYYSSIAGSGGFLLSSSITEGFGYAVAEAICCTCPVLSTDSDGVRSFITHNITGKFYPIGNVGAAVNEGLELMNNLPLREAIRQQGRQHMVSRFGFEQYAHSFREMLNSFSIF encoded by the coding sequence GTGATATTGAAGGTTTTATTCACGTTTTATGTACCAAGCGGCGGGGTAGAGACACTGAACAAGCTGCGGTGTGAGAGTCTTCAGAAGAGCGGCATCGAATGCCATGTACTTTACCTCATGCCGGGGTCCGGAAGTCACAACCAGGCAAGCTTCCCGGTGTTTATCACTTCCGTGGATGCAGAGATCAAAGCGGTGCTGGATACGCATAATTATGATGCCATTATTGTAACTTCAGACTATTTACTGCTGGAACGTCTGCGCCGGCTGGGGTATGGCCGTATTCTGATATATGAATCTCAGGGACTTGGAAAGCGCAGTGATGCGAGGGATCTGATTATTGATTCCGTACCTTTTCTCCGATCCTACTGCAATGCTGTACTCATTCCCCCGACCGATCACTTACTGGAGCTGTTTATAGAGATCTGTCCCTGGCTGCACCGTTATGTCATTCCCAACATCGTGGATGTGCAGTCCTTCCAGTATATCCCCGGTGAACCGCCCTGCGATCCGGTCATCGCCTGGGTAGGACGGCTGGAAACCAATAAGAACTGGAGTGAATATCTCAAGATTGCCCATCAAATCCGGCTCCACAAGCCTGATCTTCATCTCTGGATGTTCCATGATCCCGATCTTGCTGCAGATGACCAGAAGGAGCAATTTAACAGAGAGCTGCAATCTCTGGGTCTGAAAGACCGCCTCAGTGTGTTCACCAACATTCCAAATCATATTATGCCGGTATATTACTCATCCATCGCCGGTTCCGGGGGATTCCTGCTGTCAAGCTCTATCACGGAGGGTTTCGGGTATGCTGTAGCTGAGGCCATCTGCTGTACTTGTCCTGTACTTAGCACCGATTCTGACGGGGTCAGATCGTTTATCACCCATAACATTACAGGCAAGTTTTATCCGATCGGCAATGTGGGAGCGGCTGTAAACGAAGGGCTGGAGCTGATGAACAACCTTCCGCTGCGTGAAGCGATCCGCCAGCAGGGCCGGCAGCATATGGTGTCCCGTTTTGGATTCGAGCAATATGCCCATTCCTTCCGTGAAATGTTGAATTCCTTCTCTATCTTCTGA
- a CDS encoding FTR1 family iron permease — protein sequence MIPMIITVKISPWRQIRAALLLICLLLLLPGAPASASGAPLDELLPPVGSALVEAGQSRWDAAAADVESFAVLWRSANESTPDPALAGPAAEVDAALAAAAQALAAGGGAHAKAALSTLARSVDAYVTAAAGGGGGDTGAAGRAAAAKLLPAAERTRDAARSADWTAAAEAYRAVVNGWTPAERGIRGDNPAVYGLLETKMSLLRIALQAEPLREEAALAEAEALVTLLSGYSEGKAVDTGTATAEPASIEGLISYLNKASASAEAGDSPAAAEVMEQFITAWPSAEGAVQLASPKVYANIENESTAVTGYLLSDPPKLAEAQEIMDNMLTELTPLAGEQTYTAWDAALILLREGLEAILVLAALLAYLRREAEPAARRWVWSGAAAGLAGSIGLAVLLTYTISQAASGGARELIEGIAGLVAVVMMLTVGRWLHGKSSTAAWNKYVDRQMQGALAKGNLWYLFFIAALAVLREGAETTIFYAGMAPAIATSRLLLGIGGALAVLIVLGYAIIALSARLPVAAFFRTATVLIYYLVFRFLGESIHALQVAGKIPAHAESSLPSIGWLGLYPTWETFVPQLLILAFILWELLRGRQPSSKTRTTRLTK from the coding sequence ATGATCCCGATGATCATAACGGTTAAAATCAGTCCATGGCGGCAGATCAGGGCAGCGCTGCTGCTGATCTGCCTGCTTCTGCTGCTGCCCGGCGCGCCGGCTTCTGCGTCAGGCGCGCCGCTGGATGAGCTGCTGCCGCCCGTAGGCAGCGCGCTTGTAGAGGCCGGCCAGAGCCGCTGGGATGCGGCGGCAGCCGATGTGGAATCGTTCGCGGTGCTGTGGCGCAGCGCGAACGAAAGCACGCCGGACCCGGCACTTGCCGGTCCGGCAGCAGAGGTCGACGCCGCGCTGGCAGCCGCGGCGCAGGCCCTTGCGGCCGGCGGCGGAGCGCACGCCAAGGCCGCCCTGTCCACGCTCGCCAGAAGCGTGGACGCGTACGTCACCGCCGCTGCAGGCGGAGGCGGCGGTGACACAGGCGCCGCCGGGCGCGCAGCGGCGGCGAAGCTGCTGCCCGCGGCGGAGCGCACGCGGGATGCGGCGCGCAGCGCCGACTGGACGGCGGCGGCGGAAGCCTACCGCGCCGTCGTGAACGGCTGGACGCCGGCGGAGCGCGGCATCCGCGGGGACAATCCCGCCGTCTACGGCCTGCTGGAGACGAAGATGAGCCTGCTGCGCATTGCGCTGCAGGCCGAGCCGCTCCGCGAAGAAGCTGCGCTGGCGGAAGCCGAGGCGCTGGTTACGCTGCTGTCCGGTTATAGCGAGGGCAAGGCGGTCGATACCGGTACCGCGACGGCGGAGCCCGCCTCCATTGAAGGGCTGATCAGCTACCTGAACAAAGCTTCAGCCTCTGCCGAAGCCGGAGACAGCCCGGCGGCAGCTGAGGTAATGGAGCAATTCATCACAGCCTGGCCTTCGGCAGAAGGCGCTGTGCAGCTTGCCTCGCCTAAGGTCTATGCCAACATTGAGAATGAAAGCACCGCCGTCACCGGCTATCTGCTCTCCGATCCTCCGAAGCTTGCCGAAGCACAGGAGATCATGGACAATATGCTCACCGAGCTGACTCCGCTGGCCGGAGAACAGACGTATACTGCGTGGGATGCGGCACTGATTCTGCTGCGTGAGGGACTGGAGGCGATTCTTGTGCTCGCCGCTCTGCTCGCTTATCTGCGCAGAGAAGCAGAACCCGCAGCCCGGCGCTGGGTCTGGTCCGGGGCTGCGGCGGGGCTGGCCGGAAGCATCGGCCTCGCCGTGTTGCTGACCTATACCATCTCGCAGGCAGCCTCCGGGGGAGCACGTGAGCTGATCGAAGGTATTGCCGGGCTGGTCGCCGTGGTCATGATGCTCACCGTTGGCCGCTGGCTGCACGGCAAATCCAGTACGGCTGCATGGAATAAGTATGTGGACCGCCAGATGCAGGGTGCGCTTGCCAAGGGCAATCTATGGTATCTGTTCTTCATCGCTGCACTTGCGGTCTTGCGGGAAGGAGCGGAAACAACCATCTTCTATGCAGGCATGGCACCTGCTATCGCCACTTCCCGGCTGCTGCTGGGAATAGGCGGTGCACTTGCAGTATTGATCGTTCTGGGCTACGCAATCATTGCCCTGAGCGCCAGACTGCCGGTTGCCGCCTTCTTCCGCACCGCCACAGTGCTGATCTATTATCTCGTATTCCGGTTCCTCGGCGAGAGCATCCATGCACTCCAAGTGGCCGGCAAAATACCGGCACATGCGGAGAGCAGCCTCCCCTCTATCGGCTGGCTCGGCTTGTATCCGACCTGGGAGACCTTTGTGCCGCAGCTGCTCATTCTCGCTTTCATCCTCTGGGAGCTGCTGCGCGGCAGACAACCTTCCAGCAAAACGCGCACAACCCGATTAACCAAATAA
- a CDS encoding glycosyltransferase family 4 protein, whose product MRLTFPILTLSRGGAQRMLAELANRLAEIGHEVVVLLPSHGIVEYEMKCPIITAPATVLTEDDFPYGDVIISNYYTTVPVAQRASEQGKGLHIRLALCYEPTFLPDNNLSFASYNITRNLFVLSRWQQEIVRINHGIKGRIVPIGLNPDFSNTHLRGRGGNKIVVSAIMRRPEGGFSGHREQDYLLQQLDIVKQRHPEVEIYIITPPAEFASSETLQELLGDGRFQIRTPGNDSELSYHYNESDIFVSSSTYDTGSLPGLEAMRCGAALVTVYSGGNLEYCVHGHNCLMSYRYENRLADDVSVLVNNKEFRERLAARGELDSQRFTWERSMQIFQTELFELVSKQGV is encoded by the coding sequence ATGAGACTGACATTCCCGATTCTGACGCTGTCCAGAGGCGGTGCGCAGCGGATGCTGGCCGAGCTGGCCAACCGTCTGGCGGAAATCGGCCATGAGGTGGTTGTTCTTTTACCTAGCCACGGTATTGTTGAATATGAAATGAAATGCCCCATTATCACTGCACCGGCAACGGTGCTGACCGAAGATGATTTTCCATACGGGGATGTGATCATCTCCAACTACTATACAACGGTGCCGGTTGCCCAGCGGGCCAGTGAACAGGGCAAGGGGCTGCATATCCGGCTGGCCTTATGCTATGAGCCGACTTTTTTACCCGATAACAATTTGTCGTTCGCCTCTTATAATATCACCCGCAACCTGTTCGTGCTTTCGCGCTGGCAGCAGGAAATCGTACGGATTAATCATGGCATTAAGGGCAGAATTGTTCCCATCGGTCTAAACCCTGATTTCAGTAATACACATTTACGCGGCAGAGGCGGGAACAAGATTGTCGTCTCGGCCATTATGCGCCGTCCGGAGGGCGGGTTCTCGGGCCACCGGGAACAGGATTATCTGCTCCAGCAGCTGGACATAGTGAAACAGCGTCATCCTGAGGTGGAGATCTATATTATCACGCCCCCGGCAGAATTTGCTTCCTCCGAGACGCTGCAAGAGCTCCTTGGGGATGGACGGTTTCAAATACGTACTCCGGGCAATGATTCTGAGCTGTCTTATCATTACAATGAGAGCGACATTTTTGTCAGCTCCAGCACCTATGATACCGGCTCGTTGCCCGGGCTGGAAGCCATGCGCTGCGGTGCCGCGCTGGTTACTGTATATTCCGGGGGGAATCTTGAATACTGTGTACACGGGCATAACTGCCTTATGTCATACCGTTACGAGAACCGCCTGGCCGATGATGTCTCTGTGCTTGTTAACAACAAGGAGTTCCGCGAGCGTCTGGCCGCGAGGGGAGAGCTGGATTCTCAGCGTTTCACCTGGGAGAGAAGCATGCAGATCTTTCAGACAGAGCTGTTTGAGCTTGTATCTAAACAAGGTGTATAA
- a CDS encoding YhcN/YlaJ family sporulation lipoprotein, with product MLRSKFGLTVSAALLLGAVSITGCGANNSATGNTVETKSVRGTDGRIHVNSAQNGMRANSFDSMEVSKELADRVAAMPEVRSANVMLVGKSAYVAVMLEDASGGVNAKSTRGIKSYSYGSTSGSTTSGMLSGTGRPAGGLETGIGAGMGGMDNSMRTGRGTVAGNPGMTGTGGSIAGIPGSMTGTGTVGGTGVADPENYLGNGNNGIMSRSNMVDGRHMKRDIDESLGNTIGIRSVAPGNGTAITDKDTLTQEMKDKIAAEVKKGKTDIKNVYVSANPDFVERADYYAQEFRAGHPLKGFANEFRTMVERIFPTRSGY from the coding sequence ATGTTACGATCGAAATTTGGTTTAACGGTTTCTGCTGCGCTGCTGCTGGGCGCGGTGAGCATTACAGGATGCGGTGCGAATAACTCTGCAACGGGCAATACGGTGGAAACGAAAAGTGTGCGGGGGACGGACGGGCGGATTCACGTCAACTCTGCGCAGAACGGAATGCGTGCCAACTCCTTCGACAGCATGGAGGTGAGCAAGGAACTGGCTGACCGTGTAGCGGCCATGCCGGAAGTCCGTTCGGCCAACGTAATGCTGGTAGGCAAAAGCGCCTATGTAGCCGTAATGCTGGAGGATGCCTCCGGCGGAGTAAATGCCAAGAGCACCCGGGGAATTAAATCGTACAGCTATGGCAGTACAAGCGGCAGTACCACATCCGGGATGCTGAGCGGTACAGGCAGACCGGCAGGCGGGCTGGAAACAGGGATAGGTGCTGGAATGGGTGGAATGGACAACAGTATGCGTACCGGCAGAGGAACTGTAGCCGGTAATCCGGGTATGACGGGTACAGGCGGCTCCATTGCCGGAATTCCGGGAAGCATGACAGGCACGGGAACTGTCGGCGGTACGGGCGTTGCAGATCCTGAGAATTATCTGGGGAACGGCAACAACGGTATTATGTCCCGCAGCAATATGGTCGATGGACGGCATATGAAACGCGACATCGATGAAAGCCTGGGCAATACCATTGGAATCCGCAGCGTGGCACCGGGTAACGGAACCGCGATAACGGATAAGGACACGCTTACCCAGGAGATGAAGGATAAGATTGCCGCAGAGGTTAAAAAGGGAAAGACAGACATTAAGAATGTGTATGTCTCGGCTAACCCTGATTTCGTCGAGCGGGCTGATTATTATGCTCAGGAATTCCGTGCAGGGCATCCGTTAAAGGGCTTTGCGAATGAGTTCCGCACGATGGTTGAACGGATCTTCCCTACGCGCAGCGGGTATTAA